Proteins from a single region of Solidesulfovibrio fructosivorans JJ]:
- a CDS encoding sigma-54-dependent transcriptional regulator, whose protein sequence is MNGTPRVLIVDDQPDFARGLVRLLAKKLPGASLGCVLSGEEALADLARAPCAVLVTDLRMPGISGLDLLGAALKRDANLGVVLLTAHGDIDTAVAALKAGAYDFLTKPVDSEHLTRVIAKGLERAELLAENIRLRAVVAACGGDTGLLGQSPAMEQVKEAITAVAGSDYTVLIRGESGTGKELAARAVHSLSRRASGPFLSVNCPAIPDQLLESELFGHVRGAFTGAERDRRGLFTSANGGVIVLDEIGDIPMSVQTKLLRVLQEREVRPVGSNKSLPVDVRILASTNQDLESKIADKTFREDLYYRLNVLTVRLPPLRERREDIPLLATAFLARACRETGIGEKEFSAEGLAALSGREWPGNVRELLNFVRRLTVFCRGDVIGPAAIAAADPGQGDPADIDNDDDTPTPYLEAKARVVDAFTRRYVERLLGQTRGNVSEAARVSGLERVSLQKILRRLGIAAEGYR, encoded by the coding sequence ATGAACGGCACACCGCGTGTGCTCATCGTCGACGACCAGCCGGATTTCGCCCGGGGGCTCGTGCGGCTGCTGGCCAAGAAACTGCCGGGCGCGTCCCTGGGCTGCGTGCTCTCGGGCGAGGAAGCCCTGGCCGACCTCGCCCGCGCCCCCTGCGCCGTGCTGGTGACCGACCTGCGCATGCCCGGCATCTCGGGCCTGGACCTGCTGGGGGCCGCCCTTAAGCGCGACGCCAACCTGGGCGTGGTGCTTTTAACCGCCCATGGTGACATCGACACCGCCGTGGCCGCGCTCAAGGCTGGCGCCTACGATTTCCTGACCAAACCCGTGGACTCCGAACACCTGACCCGGGTCATCGCCAAGGGCCTGGAACGGGCGGAACTGCTGGCCGAAAACATCCGCCTGCGGGCGGTTGTCGCGGCCTGCGGCGGCGATACCGGTCTGCTCGGCCAGTCGCCGGCCATGGAACAGGTCAAGGAGGCCATCACCGCCGTGGCCGGCTCGGACTACACCGTGCTCATCCGGGGCGAATCCGGCACCGGCAAGGAACTGGCCGCCCGGGCCGTGCACAGCCTGTCGCGGCGCGCCTCGGGACCGTTTCTCTCGGTCAACTGCCCGGCCATCCCGGACCAGCTCCTCGAAAGCGAACTCTTCGGCCACGTGCGCGGCGCGTTCACCGGGGCCGAACGCGACCGGCGCGGACTCTTCACCTCCGCCAACGGCGGCGTCATCGTGCTCGACGAAATCGGCGACATCCCCATGAGCGTCCAGACCAAGCTCCTGCGCGTGCTCCAGGAACGCGAGGTGCGCCCCGTCGGGTCCAACAAATCCCTGCCCGTGGACGTGCGCATCCTGGCCTCCACCAACCAGGACCTGGAAAGCAAAATCGCGGACAAGACCTTCCGCGAAGACCTCTACTACCGCTTGAACGTTTTGACCGTGCGCCTGCCGCCCCTGCGCGAACGCCGCGAGGACATCCCACTCCTGGCCACCGCCTTCCTGGCCCGGGCCTGCCGCGAAACCGGCATCGGCGAAAAGGAATTCTCCGCCGAAGGCCTTGCCGCCCTGTCCGGCCGGGAATGGCCCGGCAACGTGCGCGAACTGCTCAACTTCGTGCGCCGGCTTACCGTCTTCTGCCGGGGCGACGTCATCGGTCCCGCCGCCATCGCCGCCGCCGACCCCGGCCAGGGCGACCCGGCCGACATCGATAACGACGACGACACCCCCACGCCCTACCTCGAAGCCAAGGCCCGGGTCGTCGACGCCTTCACCCGGCGTTACGTCGAGCGCCTCCTCGGCCAGACCCGCGGCAACGTCTCCGAAGCGGCACGGGTTTCGGGCCTGGAACGCGTGTCGTTGCAGAAGATATTGCGCCGGTTAGGCATCGCGGCGGAGGGATATCGGTAG
- a CDS encoding TOBE domain-containing protein: MFLLLRHTGAKLGEVLAINDAEDFDLVARKVTLGGRGEEDRPSREVYLPHELHAELAAILRDPDYEPYRGGLLALDQGYVRRVLYERADDCGLPRQLANPNTLRRSRGIELFRGGVPLGAIQRSLGHLTANSTAAFLEISEGDPSSPDMALLDSEKAAAEDNCNTFTGRVTAITPGDLQSLLEVETPGGHRLVSVLSNDHVKAMELHRGSPVTARIRPPRLSRNAETAAPGPNRFRGVVERIMTGADTAEVVVLLEDGARVSSVVTPETLANLRLEVGETVWAMTGAFSITVSAA; the protein is encoded by the coding sequence GTGTTCTTGCTCCTGCGCCATACTGGCGCCAAGCTCGGCGAGGTCCTGGCCATAAACGATGCCGAGGATTTCGATCTCGTGGCCCGCAAGGTCACCCTTGGCGGACGCGGCGAGGAGGACAGGCCCTCCCGCGAAGTCTATCTGCCCCACGAGCTCCACGCCGAGCTGGCCGCCATCCTGCGCGATCCGGACTACGAGCCCTATCGCGGCGGGCTCCTCGCCCTGGACCAGGGCTACGTGCGGCGCGTGCTCTACGAGCGGGCCGACGACTGCGGCCTGCCCAGGCAGCTGGCCAACCCCAACACCCTGCGCCGCTCGCGCGGCATCGAACTCTTTCGCGGCGGCGTGCCGCTCGGAGCCATCCAGCGCAGCCTCGGCCATCTGACCGCCAATTCCACCGCCGCCTTTCTGGAGATTTCCGAGGGAGACCCCTCCTCACCGGACATGGCCCTGCTCGACAGCGAAAAGGCCGCCGCCGAGGACAACTGCAACACCTTCACCGGCCGGGTCACGGCCATCACCCCGGGAGACCTGCAATCCCTGCTCGAGGTGGAGACCCCGGGCGGACACCGGCTGGTGTCCGTGCTCTCCAACGACCACGTGAAGGCCATGGAGCTGCACCGGGGAAGCCCGGTCACGGCCCGCATCCGCCCGCCCCGCCTGTCCCGAAACGCCGAAACGGCCGCGCCCGGCCCCAACCGCTTTCGCGGCGTGGTGGAACGCATCATGACCGGCGCGGACACGGCCGAGGTGGTGGTGCTTCTGGAGGACGGGGCCAGGGTCAGCTCCGTGGTCACCCCGGAGACCCTGGCCAACCTGCGCCTGGAAGTGGGCGAGACGGTCTGGGCCATGACCGGGGCTTTTTCCATCACGGTCAGCGCGGCGTAG
- the divK gene encoding DVU0259 family response regulator domain-containing protein produces the protein MAKKIMVVDDDPQIVSYLVTLLGDNGYDTCSACDGDAAMDVLEREKPDCITLDLEMPHEWGPRFYRKFSQKEEFKNLPVVVISGLTGHDMAIRKAVAAIHKPFEPEAVLTAVKKACGD, from the coding sequence ATGGCCAAGAAAATCATGGTGGTGGACGACGATCCGCAGATCGTCTCCTATCTCGTCACGTTGCTTGGGGACAACGGCTACGACACCTGCAGCGCTTGCGACGGCGACGCCGCCATGGACGTGCTGGAGCGCGAAAAGCCGGACTGCATCACCCTGGACCTGGAGATGCCCCACGAGTGGGGGCCCCGGTTCTACCGCAAGTTCTCCCAGAAAGAGGAATTCAAGAACCTGCCCGTGGTGGTGATAAGCGGGCTGACCGGGCATGATATGGCCATCCGCAAGGCCGTGGCCGCCATTCACAAGCCTTTCGAGCCCGAAGCCGTGCTGACGGCCGTGAAAAAGGCCTGCGGCGACTGA
- a CDS encoding putative sulfate exporter family transporter, with protein sequence MAEKKWLTEDKLALILGLVLFGLSLFNFGGVDPLGWAVKSNVWLEPGQMFSAATGAYKGMSGVLSLILTWIFVTVMLAFGIRALGGDAKRFMVSFTLVFFIGFFCFAIGHYAVVAATPNQLAKYNLKWAMGLTGEAGFIVALLVGIFIGNFMPGLAEKLKPALRPEMFVKIAIVILGAELGVKSVDALGLASAVIFRGLCAIVEAYLIYWALVYYISRKYFKFSREWAAPLASGISICGVSAAIATGGAIRARPIVPIMVSSLVVVFTCVEMLILPFVAQHWMYNEPMVAGAWMGLAVKSDGGAIASGVITDALVRAQAMAVDGVNYQPGWITMAATTIKIFIDVFIGVWAFVLAAIWCTMIECKPGQRMKLGAILDRFPRFVLGYVITFIIMLLLCAKGGDLLKMGKTAIGDTGPFRAIFFVLTFFTIGVVSNFKKLWDEGIGRLALVYIVSLFGFIIWIGLFISWLFFHGVKPPLAS encoded by the coding sequence ATGGCGGAAAAAAAATGGCTTACGGAAGACAAGCTGGCCCTGATCCTGGGGCTCGTCCTGTTCGGCTTGTCGCTTTTCAACTTCGGCGGCGTCGATCCGCTGGGCTGGGCCGTCAAGTCCAACGTGTGGCTGGAGCCGGGGCAGATGTTCTCGGCGGCGACGGGCGCCTATAAGGGCATGTCCGGCGTGCTGTCGCTGATTTTGACCTGGATTTTCGTCACGGTCATGCTGGCTTTCGGCATCCGGGCGCTCGGCGGCGACGCCAAACGCTTCATGGTCAGCTTCACGCTGGTCTTCTTCATCGGCTTTTTCTGCTTCGCCATCGGGCACTACGCCGTCGTCGCGGCCACGCCCAACCAGCTGGCGAAGTACAACCTCAAATGGGCCATGGGGCTGACCGGCGAGGCGGGCTTTATCGTGGCGCTTCTGGTCGGCATCTTTATCGGCAACTTCATGCCGGGTCTGGCCGAGAAGCTGAAGCCGGCGCTCCGCCCGGAAATGTTCGTCAAGATCGCCATCGTCATCCTGGGCGCGGAGCTCGGCGTCAAGTCGGTCGACGCTTTGGGCCTTGCTTCGGCGGTCATCTTCCGGGGCCTTTGCGCCATCGTCGAGGCCTATCTCATCTACTGGGCCCTGGTGTATTACATCTCCCGGAAATACTTCAAGTTCAGCCGTGAATGGGCCGCGCCGCTCGCCTCCGGCATCTCGATCTGCGGCGTGTCCGCCGCCATCGCCACCGGCGGCGCCATCCGCGCCCGGCCCATCGTCCCCATCATGGTTTCCTCGCTGGTCGTGGTCTTTACCTGCGTGGAAATGTTGATCCTGCCTTTCGTGGCCCAGCATTGGATGTACAACGAGCCCATGGTGGCCGGCGCTTGGATGGGCCTGGCCGTCAAGTCCGACGGCGGCGCCATCGCCTCGGGCGTCATCACCGACGCGCTCGTTCGCGCCCAGGCCATGGCCGTGGACGGGGTGAACTACCAGCCGGGCTGGATCACCATGGCGGCCACCACCATCAAGATCTTCATCGACGTGTTCATCGGCGTGTGGGCCTTCGTCCTGGCCGCCATCTGGTGCACCATGATCGAGTGCAAGCCCGGCCAGCGCATGAAACTCGGCGCGATCCTCGACCGTTTTCCGCGTTTCGTGCTCGGCTACGTCATCACCTTCATCATCATGTTGCTTTTGTGCGCCAAGGGCGGCGACCTGCTCAAGATGGGCAAGACGGCCATCGGCGACACCGGTCCTTTCCGGGCCATCTTCTTCGTGCTGACGTTTTTCACCATCGGGGTGGTCTCCAACTTCAAGAAGCTGTGGGACGAGGGCATCGGCAGGCTGGCGCTGGTCTACATCGTGAGCCTCTTCGGCTTCATCATCTGGATCGGCCTTTTCATCTCGTGGCTCTTCTTCCACGGGGTCAAACCGCCGCTGGCGTCCTGA
- a CDS encoding LysE family translocator — protein MTLPLYLAFIAAASVLLVFPGPTVLMVIGYGLAEGRKSVWSLVTGVCLGDAVACAGSLAGLGALLSASAAAFTVVKVVGAVYLVWLGIGMLRSGNDAVASPAPCPAGRKFVHAFTVTVLNPKTILFFVAFLPQFVSPQAPALPQLALLGTTFVLLGAANTTAYALLAGTIGGRIRDPRFVGTLRRVGGGSLIGAGVLTAVAVKR, from the coding sequence ATGACATTGCCATTGTATCTGGCGTTTATCGCGGCGGCCTCCGTGCTGCTCGTTTTCCCCGGTCCCACCGTGCTCATGGTCATCGGCTACGGCCTGGCCGAGGGCCGCAAATCCGTCTGGTCCCTGGTGACCGGCGTGTGCCTTGGCGACGCCGTGGCCTGCGCCGGCTCCCTGGCCGGACTCGGCGCGCTGCTCTCGGCCTCGGCCGCCGCCTTCACCGTGGTAAAGGTCGTCGGCGCGGTCTACCTGGTCTGGCTCGGCATCGGCATGCTGCGCTCGGGCAACGACGCGGTCGCGTCACCGGCCCCATGCCCGGCCGGCCGGAAATTCGTCCACGCCTTCACCGTCACCGTGCTCAATCCCAAAACCATCCTCTTTTTCGTGGCCTTCCTGCCCCAGTTCGTGAGCCCGCAGGCACCGGCCCTGCCGCAACTGGCGCTCCTCGGCACGACCTTCGTGCTGCTCGGCGCGGCCAACACCACCGCCTACGCGCTTCTCGCCGGCACCATCGGCGGCCGCATCCGCGATCCCCGTTTCGTCGGTACGCTGCGCCGCGTCGGCGGCGGGTCGCTCATCGGCGCGGGGGTGCTGACGGCCGTGGCGGTGAAGCGCTAG
- a CDS encoding c-type heme family protein — MAKQHPKTIKHRFVVGLSVIMAVLGMFFAVVISMNLRNQLVTDTEHKASLVLSQAEAVQTYIRHVLRPSMYELLPPDGFLLEAMSTSFVTRRVMSDLNAQGDQFRYRRVAVRARNPDYEADAFERALMDRFAKDPELTRVEEITERDGEEVFVAARPVRLEASCLHCHGDPASAPKALIARYGDKRGFWRHDGELVGVDAVTMPVAGALGQIKGATFSFVALFALGLGVFYLTVQLFFDRLVVVNLRRVTDVMRRYFPKEAGEEPNAPPGEGEIEEIYAGIEAFASRLKEARGKIEDHAQDLERTVTARTRELAHEADERRSDVALFVELLSILNMSQTRAELLTGALARIAERFGARAVAYECEFSGGGSVSWPPGDSPPPPPAEWRKLVAEDRLRLTGDAAFIPVRTTDVSRGLLRLYFLPDGPGPDSDATELYRAIGQQLGIALENLDAINSLLGQNALLASIFDGISDPLALVDSSFGIILANEPARELARALRRELGGAVAPPPVAIPGAPLRLPPEVFGPAPGDDAASPAAMARIDPTISTIDLPDGRSFAVTRYPLASPNGQDGRMVVYARENTAERRMREQMRQTEKLVAVGKLAAGLAHEINNPLGVIACYAELLRQNETDPQALDDLAVIERHAIMAKKVLRDLLDFARPRQASTGPCDIAALLKSLSRLFEVQAQARKVRLETTIDDNLPVARADASALEQVLSNLLLNALDAVSPETGEVRIAARPGPDDDSVSILVSDNGPGIPPQDLTRIFDPFFTTKEAGRGSGLGLAVVFGLLRDMGGRVEVENADGAVFTVILPACGPACQEEAS, encoded by the coding sequence ATGGCCAAGCAGCACCCCAAAACCATTAAACATCGCTTCGTGGTCGGTCTTTCCGTCATCATGGCCGTGCTCGGCATGTTCTTTGCCGTGGTCATTTCCATGAACCTGCGCAACCAGCTCGTCACCGACACCGAGCACAAGGCCTCGCTGGTGCTCTCCCAGGCCGAGGCGGTCCAGACCTACATCCGCCACGTCCTGCGGCCGTCCATGTACGAGCTTCTGCCGCCGGACGGATTCCTGCTCGAGGCCATGTCCACCTCGTTCGTCACGCGCCGGGTGATGAGCGACCTAAACGCCCAGGGCGACCAGTTCCGCTACCGCCGGGTGGCGGTGCGGGCGCGAAACCCCGATTACGAGGCCGACGCCTTCGAGCGGGCGCTCATGGACCGGTTCGCCAAGGACCCGGAACTGACACGGGTGGAGGAAATCACCGAACGCGACGGGGAAGAGGTGTTCGTGGCCGCCCGGCCGGTGCGCCTGGAAGCCTCGTGCCTGCACTGCCACGGCGACCCGGCAAGCGCGCCCAAGGCGCTCATCGCCCGCTACGGCGACAAGCGGGGCTTCTGGCGGCACGACGGCGAACTTGTGGGCGTGGACGCCGTGACCATGCCCGTGGCCGGGGCGCTGGGGCAGATCAAGGGAGCGACCTTCAGCTTCGTGGCCCTTTTCGCCCTGGGGCTCGGCGTCTTTTACCTGACGGTGCAGCTTTTCTTCGACCGGCTGGTGGTGGTCAATCTGCGCCGGGTCACGGACGTGATGCGCCGCTATTTCCCCAAGGAGGCCGGCGAGGAACCGAACGCCCCTCCGGGCGAGGGCGAGATCGAGGAAATATACGCCGGCATCGAGGCCTTCGCCTCGCGGCTCAAGGAGGCGCGCGGCAAGATCGAGGACCACGCCCAGGACCTGGAGCGCACGGTCACGGCCAGGACAAGGGAACTCGCCCACGAGGCCGACGAACGCCGCTCGGACGTGGCGCTTTTCGTGGAGCTTTTAAGCATCCTCAACATGTCCCAGACCAGGGCCGAGCTTTTGACCGGCGCCCTGGCCCGCATCGCCGAACGCTTCGGCGCCCGGGCCGTGGCCTACGAGTGCGAATTTTCCGGCGGCGGCTCGGTTTCCTGGCCGCCCGGCGATTCCCCGCCGCCTCCCCCCGCCGAGTGGCGCAAGCTGGTGGCCGAGGACCGCCTGCGCCTGACCGGCGATGCGGCCTTTATCCCGGTGCGCACGACAGACGTCAGCCGGGGGCTTTTGCGCCTTTACTTTCTGCCCGACGGGCCGGGCCCCGACAGCGATGCCACCGAGCTGTACCGGGCCATCGGCCAGCAGCTCGGCATCGCCCTGGAAAACCTGGACGCCATCAACTCACTTTTGGGCCAAAACGCCCTGCTCGCCTCCATCTTCGACGGCATCTCCGACCCGCTGGCCCTGGTCGACAGTTCCTTCGGCATCATCCTGGCCAACGAACCGGCCCGGGAGCTGGCCAGGGCGCTGCGGCGGGAGCTTGGCGGCGCGGTCGCCCCGCCGCCCGTGGCCATCCCCGGTGCCCCCCTGCGCCTGCCGCCGGAAGTCTTCGGCCCCGCCCCGGGCGACGACGCGGCCAGTCCCGCCGCGATGGCGCGCATCGACCCGACCATTTCCACCATCGACCTGCCCGACGGCCGCTCCTTCGCCGTGACCCGCTACCCCCTGGCCTCTCCCAACGGCCAGGACGGGCGCATGGTGGTCTACGCCCGGGAAAACACGGCCGAACGGCGCATGCGGGAACAGATGCGCCAGACCGAAAAGCTCGTGGCCGTGGGCAAGCTGGCCGCCGGACTGGCCCACGAGATCAACAACCCCCTTGGCGTCATCGCCTGCTACGCGGAACTGTTGCGCCAAAACGAGACCGATCCCCAGGCCCTGGACGACCTGGCCGTCATCGAACGCCACGCGATCATGGCCAAAAAAGTCCTGCGCGACCTGCTCGACTTCGCCCGGCCCCGGCAAGCCTCCACCGGCCCCTGCGACATCGCCGCGCTCTTAAAAAGCCTCTCGCGCCTGTTCGAGGTCCAGGCCCAGGCGCGCAAGGTCCGCCTCGAGACCACCATCGACGACAACCTGCCCGTGGCCAGGGCCGACGCCTCGGCCCTGGAACAGGTGTTGTCCAACCTGCTTTTAAACGCCCTGGACGCGGTCTCTCCGGAAACGGGCGAGGTCCGCATCGCCGCCCGCCCCGGCCCGGACGACGACAGCGTCAGCATCCTGGTCTCGGACAACGGCCCGGGTATCCCCCCGCAAGACCTGACGCGCATCTTCGACCCGTTTTTCACCACCAAGGAAGCCGGACGCGGCTCGGGCCTGGGCTTGGCCGTGGTGTTCGGCCTGCTGCGCGACATGGGCGGCCGGGTGGAAGTGGAAAACGCCGACGGCGCGGTCTTCACCGTCATCCTGCCGGCCTGCGGGCCCGCCTGTCAGGAGGAAGCCTCATGA
- a CDS encoding PAS domain-containing sensor histidine kinase: MDMDKEHETGDAAQPQKPRPDKGTGAALARFAASAGRVFLQIRCSLITKLAIISGAALMFFFFLWSHLNIGAMERLSMENTVSDINRLGTTIILGLHDSMLTYAPDATQEIVRNIGSQAAIKSIRIYNKRGEIKYSKDASEIGTDTDIKQEACYVCHRKEPPLFDVGIKARTRFFTDAQDQKCIGIIFPIVNDPSCSGDPCHVHPPGKKILGLLDMAVSLAGTETTLSRFTGINFLMALAIAGALFLILFLCMHLLVNAPVRKMMRATRAIAAGGEFTGVDLRQCDEMGELGRAITTMGREVLAKQAELARQMKRYQDLFEHVPCVITVQDKDLRLVSYNQFFAGEFHASPGQYCYKAYKGLDAPCPGCPVMRTFKDGLPHATEEITLDKDGNPRSFFVSTAPMPDADGNIATVMEMSLDITASKYLEAELERSRKKYLAIFSCIPTALFVLDREDLTILECNATAEEVYGYTQAELIGQNFLDLFYNRDRSGHERSIRERHAIDRARHCRKSGAIIYVSIRVSTTTFPDSQVYLVSATDITRRLETEQQLIQASKMATLGEMATSVAHELNQPMTVIQTISEYLMRKTRRGEPVSPELFQEMAEGIGKHIARATRIITHMREFGRKSDLTVGPVNLGDVLMHTMEFFNQQLKVRNIEVATDIAPDLPPVSADAGRLEQVFMNLLLNARDAIEERGPAAGGKTEKRITLRVYRDGDQVAAAIADTGPGIAPDIQDKIFEPFFTTKPVGKGTGLGLSISYGIIKDYGGTIEMASEPGQGARCIVRLPIRKPDTGQTA, translated from the coding sequence ATGGACATGGACAAGGAACACGAAACCGGCGACGCCGCACAGCCGCAAAAGCCACGCCCCGACAAGGGAACCGGCGCGGCGCTGGCCCGTTTCGCCGCAAGCGCCGGCCGGGTCTTCCTGCAGATCCGCTGCTCGCTTATCACCAAGCTGGCCATCATCTCCGGCGCGGCGCTCATGTTCTTTTTCTTTCTCTGGTCCCATCTCAACATCGGGGCCATGGAAAGGCTGTCCATGGAGAACACCGTCTCGGACATCAACCGCCTGGGCACCACCATCATCCTCGGGCTGCACGACTCCATGCTGACCTACGCCCCGGACGCCACCCAGGAGATCGTGCGCAACATCGGCTCCCAGGCGGCCATCAAATCCATCCGCATCTACAACAAGCGCGGGGAGATCAAGTATTCCAAGGACGCGTCGGAAATCGGCACCGACACCGATATCAAGCAGGAAGCCTGCTATGTCTGCCACCGCAAGGAGCCGCCGCTTTTCGACGTCGGCATCAAGGCGCGCACCCGCTTTTTCACCGACGCCCAGGACCAGAAGTGCATCGGCATCATCTTTCCCATCGTCAATGACCCGTCCTGCTCGGGCGACCCCTGCCACGTCCATCCGCCGGGCAAGAAGATTCTCGGCCTGCTCGACATGGCGGTTTCGCTCGCCGGCACGGAGACGACGCTTTCGCGCTTCACCGGCATCAATTTCCTCATGGCCCTGGCCATCGCGGGCGCGCTTTTCCTCATCCTTTTTTTGTGCATGCACCTGCTTGTCAACGCCCCGGTGCGCAAGATGATGCGGGCCACCCGGGCCATTGCCGCGGGCGGCGAATTCACCGGAGTGGACCTGCGCCAGTGTGACGAGATGGGGGAACTCGGCCGGGCGATCACCACCATGGGCCGCGAGGTACTGGCCAAGCAGGCGGAGCTGGCCCGGCAGATGAAGCGCTACCAGGACCTTTTCGAGCACGTGCCCTGCGTCATCACCGTCCAGGACAAGGACCTGCGGCTTGTCAGCTACAACCAGTTTTTCGCCGGCGAGTTCCACGCCAGCCCCGGCCAGTACTGCTACAAGGCCTACAAGGGCCTCGACGCGCCCTGCCCGGGCTGCCCGGTCATGCGCACCTTTAAGGACGGGCTGCCCCACGCCACCGAGGAAATCACCCTGGACAAGGACGGCAATCCCCGCTCTTTTTTCGTCAGCACCGCCCCCATGCCCGACGCCGACGGCAACATCGCCACCGTCATGGAGATGAGCCTCGACATCACGGCCAGCAAGTACCTGGAGGCCGAGCTCGAACGCTCGCGCAAGAAGTACCTGGCGATTTTCAGCTGCATTCCCACCGCCCTTTTCGTGCTGGACCGCGAGGACCTCACCATCCTCGAATGCAACGCCACGGCCGAGGAGGTCTACGGCTACACCCAGGCGGAACTTATCGGCCAGAATTTCCTGGATCTTTTCTACAACCGCGACCGCAGCGGCCACGAGCGCAGCATCCGGGAACGCCACGCCATCGACCGGGCCCGCCACTGCAGGAAATCCGGGGCGATCATATACGTCTCCATCCGCGTCTCCACCACCACCTTCCCGGACAGCCAGGTCTACCTGGTTTCGGCCACGGACATCACGAGGCGCCTCGAAACCGAGCAGCAGCTCATCCAGGCGAGCAAGATGGCGACCCTCGGCGAAATGGCCACCAGCGTGGCCCACGAGCTCAACCAGCCCATGACCGTGATCCAGACCATCTCCGAGTATCTCATGCGCAAGACGCGGCGCGGGGAACCCGTTTCGCCCGAACTGTTCCAGGAGATGGCGGAAGGCATCGGCAAGCACATCGCCCGGGCCACCCGGATCATCACCCACATGCGCGAGTTCGGCCGCAAATCCGATCTCACCGTCGGGCCGGTGAACCTTGGCGACGTGCTCATGCACACCATGGAGTTCTTCAACCAGCAGCTCAAGGTGCGCAACATCGAGGTCGCAACCGACATCGCCCCGGACCTGCCCCCGGTCTCGGCCGATGCCGGCCGGCTGGAACAGGTGTTCATGAACCTGCTTTTAAACGCCCGCGACGCCATCGAGGAGCGGGGGCCGGCCGCCGGCGGCAAGACGGAAAAGCGCATCACCCTGCGCGTGTACCGGGACGGGGACCAGGTGGCCGCCGCCATCGCCGACACCGGCCCCGGCATCGCCCCGGACATCCAGGACAAAATCTTCGAGCCCTTTTTCACCACCAAACCCGTGGGCAAGGGGACGGGGCTCGGCCTTTCCATCAGTTACGGCATCATCAAGGATTACGGGGGCACCATCGAAATGGCCTCGGAACCGGGTCAGGGAGCCCGGTGCATCGTCCGGCTGCCGATCCGCAAGCCGGATACGGGACAGACGGCGTAA
- a CDS encoding AAA family ATPase — protein sequence MSRRYRPTNLPAPYLKRICLDKSSVPDPKAYPFSLPLFLPGFELSFDKAITIVVGENGAGKSTLLEGIAALAGYDDAGGGKGYMPVDHSGALEVSGGRLADALRASWLPKITTGWFFKAESFFTVARYLDRAAIEASGVPPDFLSHSHGEGFLRFFDERCDRQGIFIFDEPESALSPSRQVLFLRLLRRMERMGRCQVIMATHSPLLMAYPDARLLLLSKSGLEPVRVERTEHFRLLRDFCADPAAFVESELEGALGDGTPGQV from the coding sequence ATGAGTCGGAGATACCGTCCCACCAACCTGCCGGCGCCCTACCTCAAGCGGATCTGTCTGGACAAGTCTTCGGTCCCCGATCCGAAGGCCTACCCGTTTTCTTTGCCGCTTTTTTTGCCCGGATTCGAGCTGTCCTTCGACAAGGCGATCACGATCGTCGTGGGAGAGAACGGCGCCGGCAAATCAACCCTCCTCGAAGGCATCGCGGCCCTGGCGGGGTACGACGATGCCGGCGGCGGCAAGGGCTACATGCCGGTGGACCATTCCGGGGCGCTCGAAGTGAGCGGCGGACGGCTTGCCGACGCGCTGCGGGCGAGCTGGCTGCCGAAGATCACCACGGGTTGGTTCTTTAAGGCCGAGAGCTTCTTTACGGTCGCCCGCTATCTCGATCGGGCCGCGATCGAGGCCTCCGGGGTGCCGCCGGATTTTCTCTCCCATTCGCATGGGGAAGGTTTCCTGCGTTTTTTCGACGAACGCTGCGACCGCCAGGGCATCTTCATTTTTGACGAACCGGAATCGGCGCTTTCCCCCTCCCGGCAAGTCCTGTTTCTGAGGCTGCTGCGTCGCATGGAGCGGATGGGGCGGTGTCAGGTGATCATGGCGACGCATTCTCCGTTGCTCATGGCCTATCCCGACGCCCGGCTCTTGCTCCTGTCCAAGTCCGGCCTCGAACCGGTACGCGTGGAGCGGACCGAACATTTCAGATTGCTTCGCGACTTTTGCGCGGATCCGGCCGCATTCGTGGAATCGGAGCTGGAAGGAGCGCTCGGAGACGGCACTCCCGGACAGGTCTGA